The following are encoded together in the Bacillus sp. V2I10 genome:
- a CDS encoding ABC transporter ATP-binding protein — protein sequence MTNLLQFENVSYWYHHENKKHVILNDISIGFNKGSFYTIVGPSGSGKTTFLALASALDVAKEGSVLYEGKNIKKIGLANFRNKYVSIVFQSYNLLPYMTALQNVTTAMEITGSTEPNKNEFALQMLEKVGISEKQARQKVLTLSGGQQQRVSIARALSCQSELIIADEPTGNLDEDTAKDIVRLFQDLAHKEDKCIIVVTHDQNIAAISDVTVKLSKGSFYVSHNREAVGLKS from the coding sequence ATGACTAATCTGCTGCAATTTGAAAATGTCAGCTACTGGTACCATCATGAAAATAAAAAACATGTGATTTTGAACGATATTTCCATTGGTTTTAACAAAGGAAGCTTCTATACGATTGTCGGACCATCAGGTTCAGGAAAAACAACCTTTCTCGCACTTGCAAGCGCACTTGACGTTGCGAAAGAAGGCTCCGTTTTATATGAAGGCAAAAACATTAAGAAAATCGGCCTTGCCAACTTTCGCAATAAATATGTATCGATCGTTTTTCAATCCTATAACCTCCTGCCTTATATGACAGCCCTTCAAAATGTCACGACGGCTATGGAGATCACTGGATCGACCGAGCCAAACAAAAATGAATTTGCTTTACAGATGTTAGAGAAAGTTGGCATTTCCGAGAAACAGGCAAGACAAAAAGTGCTGACCTTAAGCGGAGGACAGCAGCAGCGCGTCTCCATCGCCAGGGCGCTTTCCTGTCAATCTGAATTAATCATTGCAGACGAGCCAACGGGGAATTTAGATGAGGACACAGCCAAAGACATTGTCCGCCTCTTTCAAGACCTTGCCCATAAGGAAGATAAATGTATTATTGTTGTCACACATGATCAAAATATTGCGGCGATTTCCGATGTGACGGTGAAGCTTTCTAAGGGGAGTTTTTATGTGAGTCATAATAGGGAAGCGGTTGGTTTAAAAAGCTAA
- a CDS encoding M20 family metallopeptidase codes for MSIPYYERLSQLIEEKRDVFIQVSDEIWSYAETRYEEVKSAERMAEALEMEGFKVEREAGGIPTAVVGSYGSGSPVIAILGEYDALFNLSQEKGIAHKSPIENEGNGHGCGHNLLGTGALAAAVSLKEYMRETGLQGTIRFYGCPAEEGGGGKGFMVRAGLFDDVDAALTWHPGSNNHIQSSGNLATCQIYFNFNGRSSHAAASPHLGRSALDAVELMNLGANFLREHLIQDARLHYAITNSGGKSPNVVQPIAEVLYKLRAPEFAQVQEIYERVLKIAEGAALMTETELDVRFDAGSSNLVLNKTLESVMFENFQKIGIPNFTEQEQDFAKDIQSTFSKATSYPYLSDELKPYRYNEGFSYGSTDVGDVSWLVPTAQCSVVTAAIGTPFHTWQVVSQGAMSIGHKGMLHAGKVLAATAIDLLVHPGKVKEAKEEHARALNGRHYLSPLVPEAEPKPIASVSF; via the coding sequence ATGAGTATCCCTTACTATGAACGTTTATCGCAGCTTATTGAAGAAAAGCGCGACGTATTCATTCAGGTCAGTGATGAAATTTGGAGCTATGCCGAGACTCGATATGAAGAAGTTAAGTCAGCTGAACGAATGGCAGAAGCATTGGAAATGGAAGGTTTTAAGGTTGAGAGGGAAGCAGGGGGCATTCCAACAGCAGTTGTCGGAAGCTACGGAAGCGGCAGTCCTGTCATTGCCATTCTTGGGGAATACGATGCACTGTTTAATCTAAGCCAGGAAAAAGGGATCGCTCATAAATCTCCAATTGAAAATGAGGGGAACGGACACGGATGCGGGCATAATCTGCTTGGGACTGGTGCGCTTGCAGCGGCAGTTTCATTAAAGGAGTACATGCGGGAAACAGGTTTACAAGGTACAATCCGCTTTTACGGTTGTCCGGCTGAAGAAGGCGGCGGCGGAAAAGGGTTCATGGTCAGAGCGGGATTGTTTGACGACGTGGACGCAGCGCTGACATGGCACCCGGGATCCAATAACCATATTCAATCCTCAGGAAACTTAGCGACTTGCCAGATTTATTTCAATTTTAATGGGAGAAGCTCACATGCTGCAGCAAGCCCTCATTTAGGAAGAAGTGCATTAGATGCAGTTGAACTGATGAACTTAGGCGCCAATTTTTTAAGAGAGCATCTTATTCAGGATGCAAGGCTTCACTACGCCATTACGAACTCAGGCGGAAAATCTCCAAATGTTGTTCAGCCGATTGCCGAAGTCTTGTACAAGCTTAGAGCTCCGGAATTTGCACAAGTGCAGGAGATTTACGAACGAGTGTTAAAAATTGCCGAAGGAGCAGCGTTAATGACGGAAACAGAGCTTGATGTCCGCTTTGATGCCGGTTCTTCCAATCTAGTATTAAATAAAACGCTGGAATCTGTCATGTTTGAAAACTTCCAAAAAATCGGTATTCCAAATTTTACGGAACAAGAGCAAGACTTTGCCAAAGATATTCAGTCCACTTTCTCTAAGGCCACATCGTATCCTTATTTATCAGATGAACTAAAACCATACAGATATAATGAGGGCTTTTCCTATGGATCAACAGATGTCGGAGATGTGAGCTGGCTTGTTCCAACCGCACAGTGTTCAGTTGTCACAGCAGCTATAGGAACTCCTTTTCATACTTGGCAGGTTGTTTCACAGGGTGCAATGAGCATCGGTCATAAAGGCATGCTGCATGCAGGAAAAGTACTTGCTGCGACAGCGATTGATTTGCTTGTCCACCCAGGGAAAGTGAAGGAAGCCAAAGAAGAACATGCAAGAGCACTAAACGGAAGGCACTATCTTTCGCCGCTTGTGCCTGAAGCAGAACCAAAGCCGATCGCAAGTGTTAGCTTCTAA
- a CDS encoding M20 family metallopeptidase: MIESKKDIFIKVSDQIWEFAETRFEEFKSSELLCKTLEQQGFTVDRGVGNMATAFIGSFGTDGPIVAILGEFDALAELSQKKGVAGHDPVSPGGNGHGCGHNLLGSGSLAAAVAVKEFMEANNLPGTIRYYGCPGEEGGSGKTFMVREGLFADADYALCWHPGTGNGVMNGSSLANYQVYFKFKGRSAHAAQSPHTGRSALDAVAMMNTGVNYLREHVIQDARLHYSITNTGGFSPNVVQSEAEVLYLVRAPKVSQVDEIYKRVCKIAEGAALMTETDLEIIFDKACSNLIPNNTIQKVLHEKFIELGTPKFNEEDLQFAKKIRATLSDEDKTFGLSKEMKNKDLADSVIPLDVTVNIAGSTDVGDVSWVVPTGQIYTACFAVGTAFHTYQIVAQGAMPLAHKGMLHAGKVMAAAALEILNSPELITLAKQELAGKTQDDPYRNPIPKNVAASAKK; this comes from the coding sequence ATGATTGAATCGAAGAAAGATATTTTCATAAAGGTAAGCGACCAAATATGGGAGTTTGCCGAGACGCGCTTTGAAGAATTTAAATCGTCAGAGCTGCTTTGTAAAACGCTTGAACAGCAAGGTTTTACAGTTGACAGAGGTGTTGGGAATATGGCTACCGCGTTTATTGGAAGTTTTGGTACAGATGGACCCATTGTTGCTATCTTGGGTGAATTTGATGCCCTCGCCGAGTTGAGTCAGAAAAAGGGGGTGGCGGGTCATGATCCCGTCTCTCCGGGAGGGAATGGACACGGCTGCGGGCACAATTTACTTGGATCAGGTTCACTGGCCGCTGCAGTTGCTGTTAAAGAATTTATGGAAGCGAACAATCTGCCAGGAACAATCCGCTACTATGGATGTCCTGGTGAGGAAGGCGGGTCCGGGAAAACCTTTATGGTCAGAGAGGGACTATTTGCTGATGCCGATTATGCTCTGTGCTGGCATCCGGGAACGGGAAATGGTGTCATGAACGGCAGTTCTCTAGCTAACTATCAAGTTTATTTTAAATTCAAAGGCCGCTCGGCTCACGCAGCACAAAGCCCGCACACGGGGCGAAGCGCTCTCGACGCGGTTGCTATGATGAATACCGGAGTCAATTATCTGAGGGAACATGTCATTCAGGATGCCAGATTGCATTATTCGATTACAAATACAGGCGGTTTTTCACCAAACGTTGTTCAGTCAGAAGCAGAAGTTCTTTATCTGGTTCGTGCGCCAAAAGTCAGCCAAGTGGACGAGATTTATAAGAGAGTCTGCAAAATTGCCGAAGGTGCAGCACTGATGACTGAAACCGATCTTGAAATCATTTTTGATAAAGCATGCTCCAATCTTATTCCTAATAACACGATTCAAAAAGTGCTGCATGAAAAGTTCATAGAGCTTGGAACACCGAAGTTTAATGAGGAAGATTTACAGTTTGCGAAAAAGATCCGCGCAACGCTTTCTGACGAAGATAAAACATTCGGCCTGTCAAAAGAAATGAAGAATAAGGATTTAGCTGATTCTGTCATCCCTTTGGACGTCACTGTAAACATCGCAGGCTCTACAGACGTTGGCGATGTAAGCTGGGTTGTACCTACCGGACAGATTTATACAGCATGCTTTGCTGTTGGCACCGCGTTTCATACATACCAAATTGTGGCGCAGGGTGCCATGCCGCTTGCTCATAAAGGTATGCTTCACGCCGGAAAAGTCATGGCAGCAGCAGCTCTTGAAATCTTAAACAGCCCTGAGTTAATCACTCTGGCAAAACAGGAGCTGGCTGGAAAAACCCAAGATGATCCTTATCGTAATCCAATACCAAAAAATGTTGCTGCATCCGCCAAAAAATAG
- a CDS encoding ABC transporter substrate-binding protein, producing the protein MKLIKNSICTILSLLLLAACSAGGTSTTSSGGSGDDSMFIGMVNPPVTFNPINSTDVAAQFLEKFMFDTFLDMDAPQSFTPKLAESFETTDQQNYTVKIQKDAKWSDGEPVTAADAIFTMNLVANPKTETSVGNFLTIIDGLDDSGKLPEGETEIPSIEAVDEKTFTFKTKQPVDPNMVKEQLGAKFMILPKHVLQDVKPEDLSKDPFMQKPTVTNGPFNFVVYKKDQYVEYEANENYYLGKPKLNKMFVKIMPAANIVAQLQTGELSMNAAGGIGKIPANDYETVEKFQNVTTKFEKTYGYQSIMFNTESVADPKIRQAVAYAIDRKAIVDKLLKGEGEIVDGPYTSVSPYLDKELKTYTYDPEKAKQLLKEAGWDFNKPLNIIVPTGNKVREQSADIITQDLKAIGLKTNVTTYDFPTLLAKAKTGDYDVMFIGFTNTLDPDISSIYKSNAPSNYMKYNSEKSDELLKKGKSEPDVEKRKEIYSELQKLWNEDLPVFTLYSDNDFSAVSKEVKEGAPKVFGFHKNLQNWTMTGSN; encoded by the coding sequence ATGAAGTTGATCAAAAATTCGATCTGTACGATTTTAAGTCTTTTGCTGCTCGCAGCCTGCAGTGCGGGAGGAACAAGTACAACAAGCAGTGGAGGTTCAGGAGATGACAGCATGTTCATTGGAATGGTAAATCCTCCTGTTACCTTTAATCCGATTAACTCTACCGATGTTGCCGCACAATTTCTTGAGAAATTTATGTTTGATACGTTTTTGGATATGGATGCTCCACAAAGCTTCACCCCAAAGCTTGCCGAATCATTTGAGACCACAGATCAACAAAATTACACCGTCAAAATTCAAAAGGATGCCAAGTGGTCTGATGGTGAACCTGTTACTGCTGCAGATGCGATTTTCACAATGAATCTTGTCGCAAATCCTAAAACAGAAACAAGCGTAGGCAACTTTCTCACCATTATTGATGGATTAGATGATAGCGGAAAGCTTCCGGAAGGTGAGACAGAGATCCCTTCAATAGAAGCGGTTGATGAAAAAACATTTACGTTTAAAACAAAACAGCCTGTTGACCCAAATATGGTAAAAGAGCAGCTGGGAGCTAAATTTATGATCTTGCCTAAGCATGTGCTGCAAGATGTAAAGCCTGAAGATCTGTCAAAAGATCCTTTCATGCAAAAGCCAACAGTTACAAATGGACCTTTCAATTTCGTTGTTTATAAAAAGGATCAGTACGTAGAATATGAAGCAAATGAAAATTATTATTTAGGTAAGCCAAAGCTTAATAAAATGTTTGTGAAAATTATGCCGGCAGCTAATATCGTTGCTCAATTGCAAACGGGAGAACTTAGCATGAACGCAGCGGGAGGAATAGGGAAGATCCCTGCAAATGATTATGAAACAGTGGAAAAGTTCCAAAATGTAACGACTAAATTTGAAAAAACATATGGCTACCAATCTATTATGTTCAACACAGAATCGGTTGCAGATCCGAAAATCAGGCAAGCTGTTGCTTATGCAATCGATCGTAAGGCGATTGTGGACAAGCTCCTGAAAGGAGAAGGCGAAATCGTTGATGGTCCTTATACCTCTGTCAGCCCGTATCTAGATAAAGAACTTAAGACGTACACGTATGATCCTGAAAAAGCAAAGCAGCTGTTAAAAGAAGCGGGATGGGATTTTAACAAGCCGCTAAACATCATCGTTCCGACAGGCAACAAAGTCCGTGAACAATCTGCAGATATTATTACACAAGACTTGAAAGCGATAGGATTAAAAACAAACGTGACAACGTATGACTTCCCGACCTTGTTGGCAAAAGCCAAGACAGGGGATTATGATGTGATGTTTATTGGATTTACAAATACACTTGATCCAGATATTTCCTCCATATATAAGTCAAATGCACCTTCAAATTATATGAAATACAACAGTGAAAAGAGTGATGAATTGCTGAAAAAGGGGAAATCTGAGCCTGATGTGGAAAAAAGAAAAGAAATTTATTCAGAGCTGCAAAAGCTTTGGAATGAAGACCTGCCTGTTTTCACCTTGTATTCAGATAATGATTTTTCAGCTGTCAGCAAAGAAGTGAAGGAGGGAGCGCCTAAAGTATTTGGTTTTCATAAAAACCTTCAAAATTGGACGATGACAGGATCCAATTAA
- the opp4C gene encoding oligopeptide ABC transporter permease, which yields MSFANPKVEVEVKLPPRELREDLGKEESNFKEITKRFFKHKLAVVGLVIFTIMAIIAVFAPVFAPLSPYEIKGEFSSAPSSAHILGTDQVGRDLLSRLIYASRVSLSVGIGAVVIYITIGTILGALAGYFGKWVDMIIMRLTDIFMSFPYLMVILVLVSVVGPSLFNIILVIGLLGWPSVARLVRGCVLSVKEMDYIKSGVALGYSAPKIVFQHILPNCLAPILVNATFGIASAIILETSLSFLGMGVQPPAASWGNMLTEAQSLTVLGTQPWLWIPPGLMIILSVLSINFMGDGLRDALDPKSFK from the coding sequence ATGTCTTTTGCTAACCCGAAGGTTGAAGTTGAGGTTAAGCTGCCGCCGCGAGAATTGAGGGAGGACTTAGGGAAAGAAGAAAGCAATTTTAAAGAAATTACCAAGAGGTTTTTCAAGCATAAGCTAGCGGTTGTGGGCCTCGTTATTTTTACGATTATGGCAATAATCGCAGTGTTTGCGCCTGTTTTTGCTCCGCTCAGTCCTTATGAGATCAAAGGAGAGTTTTCCTCAGCGCCTTCCTCAGCACACATTCTGGGGACTGATCAGGTTGGCAGAGATTTATTAAGCCGCCTCATTTATGCATCACGAGTGTCCCTGTCAGTTGGCATTGGAGCCGTTGTCATTTACATAACGATTGGGACAATTCTCGGTGCCTTAGCTGGTTATTTTGGCAAGTGGGTTGATATGATCATCATGCGTTTAACAGATATATTTATGTCTTTTCCTTATTTAATGGTCATTCTTGTTCTTGTTAGTGTCGTAGGTCCCAGCCTTTTTAACATCATCCTTGTTATTGGACTCCTGGGCTGGCCTTCAGTGGCGCGCTTAGTCAGGGGATGCGTACTGTCAGTAAAAGAGATGGACTATATTAAATCCGGTGTTGCGCTTGGATATTCAGCTCCTAAAATTGTTTTTCAGCATATTTTGCCAAACTGTCTTGCGCCTATTCTAGTAAATGCAACGTTTGGAATTGCTTCTGCCATTATCCTTGAAACCTCGTTGAGTTTTCTTGGAATGGGAGTTCAGCCTCCAGCAGCCAGCTGGGGAAACATGCTGACTGAGGCACAGTCCTTAACCGTGCTTGGCACCCAGCCATGGCTTTGGATTCCGCCTGGTTTAATGATTATCCTGTCAGTCCTTTCGATTAATTTCATGGGTGACGGACTGCGTGATGCATTAGATCCGAAAAGCTTTAAATAA
- a CDS encoding ABC transporter permease, with amino-acid sequence MNFMKRGFLSVKARAGKSLLQVFIFTVICVFVLSGLSIQSAAEKSSVLARESLGGEVTLNVDMEKLMEEQRSENTEEGARVRFQPVPIQEESAEELTSYSQVKGYNFLSSTFGTAADFEPIENESTDAAETEEAAPGRMGGGAMAAADLTLQGVMFTDSVQSFLNSESTIVEGRHLTDEDLEKNVTVIEKTLAEDNELAVGDKVTVQSTADEETSLELEIVGIYETASAGSDLGGRNVTAMNPYNLLYVPYTAVSALKGADYEGTIDQAVYYMNDPEKIDSFVDEAKENSSIDFETFKLDANDQTYQQMIGPINNVASFSKNVVYLVTIAGAVILGLIIMMSIRERKYEMGVLLAIGEKKWKLVGQFLFEILIIAVLALGVSSATGQAVAKQFGDQLLSQELTQTEETASNPASFEGGRGGMGMVGPFGMQQSAADADPIDELQIEVTGKDLGILFGIGLLIAIISALIPALSVLRLQPKTILTKQD; translated from the coding sequence ATGAATTTTATGAAACGCGGTTTTTTAAGTGTGAAAGCACGTGCAGGAAAAAGCCTGCTGCAAGTCTTTATTTTTACGGTCATTTGCGTGTTTGTCCTATCAGGGCTGTCGATTCAGTCAGCTGCTGAAAAATCAAGTGTGCTTGCGAGAGAGTCGCTTGGAGGCGAAGTGACTCTTAATGTAGACATGGAAAAATTGATGGAAGAGCAGCGCAGCGAAAATACGGAGGAAGGCGCAAGAGTTCGCTTTCAGCCTGTTCCCATACAGGAAGAATCAGCTGAGGAGCTGACCTCCTATTCACAAGTAAAAGGCTATAATTTCTTATCCTCTACATTCGGAACAGCAGCGGACTTCGAGCCAATTGAAAATGAATCCACGGATGCTGCAGAAACAGAAGAAGCTGCTCCAGGCAGAATGGGGGGCGGGGCAATGGCTGCCGCTGATCTTACCCTGCAGGGTGTCATGTTTACGGATTCTGTCCAATCCTTCTTAAACAGTGAGTCTACTATTGTAGAAGGCCGCCACCTGACAGATGAAGATTTAGAGAAAAATGTAACGGTCATAGAAAAAACACTCGCTGAAGACAATGAGTTAGCAGTTGGCGATAAGGTCACTGTGCAATCAACAGCTGATGAAGAGACATCTTTAGAACTAGAGATTGTGGGAATCTACGAAACTGCCTCTGCAGGCTCAGATCTTGGAGGCAGAAACGTCACAGCTATGAATCCATACAACCTGCTTTATGTTCCATATACAGCAGTCTCCGCTCTTAAGGGAGCTGATTACGAAGGAACCATTGATCAGGCAGTTTATTACATGAACGATCCTGAGAAAATTGACAGCTTCGTGGATGAGGCAAAAGAAAACAGCAGCATCGATTTTGAAACGTTCAAATTGGATGCCAATGATCAGACGTATCAGCAAATGATCGGTCCAATTAATAATGTAGCCTCTTTTTCAAAAAATGTTGTGTATTTAGTAACCATTGCGGGTGCGGTCATATTAGGACTCATCATTATGATGTCTATTCGTGAACGCAAATATGAAATGGGTGTCCTGCTTGCGATTGGGGAAAAGAAGTGGAAGCTAGTAGGTCAATTCTTGTTTGAAATTTTGATTATCGCTGTTCTGGCTCTTGGCGTTTCATCCGCAACCGGTCAAGCTGTGGCAAAACAGTTCGGAGATCAGCTGCTGTCGCAGGAGCTTACTCAAACTGAAGAAACCGCATCAAACCCTGCTTCATTCGAAGGCGGACGAGGCGGCATGGGAATGGTCGGACCGTTTGGCATGCAGCAGTCTGCTGCAGATGCAGATCCGATTGATGAGCTTCAAATTGAAGTGACCGGCAAGGACTTAGGCATTCTCTTTGGCATAGGGCTGTTAATCGCCATTATTTCAGCGTTAATCCCGGCTTTATCTGTTTTGAGACTACAGCCTAAAACCATCTTAACGAAACAAGACTAA
- a CDS encoding ABC transporter permease: MFQYILRRLLIALPVLFGVTVFNFFIVNLAPGDPVEMYINPDATEQDIAIKKEALGLNDPLYVQYWHWLVNILKGDFGNSFTTYEPVINMISERVFPTLLLMGTALIIAYLIAIPIGIISAVKQYSWTDYLTTTFSFLGVSIPSFFLGLGAIYIFSLMFQVLPTGGMNTLGGSSGFYDTFLHLILPAFVLGTGIAGSMVRYVRSSMLEVLGQDYLRTARAKGLKEFVVTNKHALRNALIPIITIIGMDIPLLIGGAVVTEQIFQWPGLGQLTIQAIGSRDYPTLMAINLLAAVAVLLSNLLSDVLYSVADPRIKYT, from the coding sequence GTGTTCCAGTATATATTGCGCAGGCTTCTTATTGCCTTACCTGTCTTATTTGGTGTGACAGTATTCAATTTTTTTATTGTGAATCTGGCACCAGGCGATCCGGTAGAAATGTATATTAACCCTGATGCAACAGAACAGGATATTGCCATTAAGAAAGAGGCTCTTGGATTAAATGACCCTCTCTATGTTCAATACTGGCACTGGCTCGTCAACATCTTGAAAGGGGACTTTGGAAATTCATTTACGACATATGAACCTGTAATCAATATGATATCTGAAAGGGTTTTTCCAACTCTTCTGCTTATGGGGACGGCTTTGATCATAGCTTACTTAATTGCGATTCCAATCGGCATTATTAGTGCCGTAAAACAGTATTCATGGACAGATTATCTCACTACTACGTTCTCATTTCTTGGTGTATCGATTCCTAGTTTTTTCCTTGGACTCGGTGCCATCTATATTTTCTCCTTGATGTTTCAAGTGCTGCCAACAGGAGGGATGAACACTCTTGGCGGATCAAGCGGTTTTTATGATACATTTCTTCACCTCATATTGCCTGCTTTTGTACTTGGGACGGGGATTGCAGGAAGTATGGTCCGTTATGTGAGGTCGAGCATGCTTGAGGTGTTAGGTCAGGATTACCTTCGGACAGCCAGAGCTAAAGGATTGAAAGAATTTGTTGTCACAAATAAACATGCACTGAGAAATGCCCTTATCCCCATCATCACCATAATAGGTATGGATATTCCCTTACTAATTGGGGGCGCTGTCGTAACCGAACAGATTTTCCAATGGCCAGGACTGGGCCAATTAACCATTCAAGCCATTGGATCAAGGGACTACCCAACCTTAATGGCCATTAATTTACTGGCCGCAGTTGCTGTACTGTTGTCCAACCTGCTCTCTGATGTTCTTTATTCTGTAGCAGACCCGAGAATCAAGTACACCTAA
- a CDS encoding ABC transporter ATP-binding protein — protein MSIQIAEKERSIPEPIMDKPLIEIKQLEKYYPIKKGIISRTVGHVKAVDGLNFEIYPGETLALVGESGCGKSTTGRTIVKLDEPTGGQIIFNGRDLSSLNGTDLRKARLDLQIIFQDPYSSLNPRKRIGDLLTEPLLAHKLASKEEAVKKVDDMLEIVGLTKSHKNRYPHEFSGGQRQRIGIARALILEPKLIVCDEPVSALDVSIQAQILNLLKDLQKKFRLTYLFIAHGLGAVKYISDRIAVMYLGKIVEIGKTEEIFKNPKHPYTKALLNAYPIPNPHFRDRERIVLAGDVPSPANPPKGCSFHTRCPVAKDICRQQTPELLGSSQSIACHFPLN, from the coding sequence ATGAGTATTCAAATTGCTGAAAAAGAAAGATCCATTCCTGAACCGATCATGGACAAGCCTCTAATTGAAATCAAACAGCTGGAAAAATACTATCCAATAAAGAAAGGGATTATTTCAAGAACTGTTGGTCATGTCAAAGCGGTCGATGGCTTGAATTTTGAAATATACCCTGGAGAAACACTTGCACTTGTTGGGGAATCGGGTTGCGGGAAGTCTACAACAGGCAGAACAATTGTAAAATTGGATGAGCCGACGGGCGGTCAAATCATTTTCAACGGAAGAGATTTATCTTCCTTAAATGGCACGGATTTGCGTAAAGCCCGCCTCGATCTGCAGATTATTTTTCAAGACCCGTATTCTTCACTGAATCCCAGAAAGAGGATTGGAGATCTTCTTACTGAGCCGCTGCTTGCTCATAAGCTTGCAAGCAAAGAAGAGGCAGTCAAAAAAGTGGATGATATGCTCGAAATTGTCGGTCTAACAAAATCTCATAAAAACCGTTATCCCCATGAATTTTCAGGTGGTCAGAGACAGAGAATCGGCATTGCCCGTGCATTAATTCTTGAACCAAAGCTGATCGTTTGCGATGAGCCAGTGTCGGCACTCGATGTATCGATACAAGCTCAAATTTTGAACCTGTTAAAGGATTTGCAGAAAAAATTCCGCTTAACCTATTTGTTTATTGCTCATGGTTTAGGTGCTGTTAAATATATCAGCGATCGCATCGCGGTAATGTATCTTGGGAAAATTGTTGAAATCGGAAAAACGGAGGAAATATTTAAAAATCCGAAGCATCCGTATACAAAAGCCTTATTAAATGCATATCCCATACCAAATCCGCATTTCAGGGATCGGGAAAGGATTGTATTGGCGGGTGATGTCCCGAGCCCTGCAAATCCGCCGAAAGGATGCAGCTTTCATACAAGATGCCCGGTAGCGAAGGATATTTGCAGGCAGCAAACGCCAGAGTTATTAGGAAGCAGCCAATCAATCGCTTGTCATTTTCCGCTGAACTAA
- a CDS encoding response regulator transcription factor, translated as MKVLVIEDNQSVSAMLEMFFSKEGIQGAFINNGLEGYNAYKREDWDVLIIDWMLPGMDGVTLCRKIREEKSSVPIIMLTAKDSESDQVLGLEMGADDYVTKPFSPLALMARIKAVSRRHSVSHAPKKETGSLETAYFKISKQTREVLLENKKVENLTPKEFDLLYYFAEHPRQVFSREQLLERVWGYQFYGDERTVDVHIKRLRAKLGSQTRPFFHTVWGVGYKFDETVDPNEN; from the coding sequence ATGAAGGTTTTAGTCATAGAAGATAATCAGAGTGTCAGTGCAATGCTTGAAATGTTTTTTTCAAAAGAAGGCATCCAGGGTGCTTTTATAAATAATGGGCTAGAAGGCTACAATGCATATAAGCGGGAAGACTGGGACGTGCTGATTATTGATTGGATGCTGCCGGGAATGGACGGGGTTACCCTTTGCAGGAAGATCAGAGAAGAGAAGAGCTCAGTTCCGATTATTATGCTGACAGCAAAGGACAGCGAATCTGATCAGGTTCTTGGGCTTGAAATGGGAGCCGATGATTATGTGACGAAGCCATTCAGCCCGCTTGCTCTTATGGCGAGGATTAAAGCAGTGTCCCGCAGGCACTCAGTCTCGCATGCGCCTAAAAAAGAGACAGGCAGTCTTGAAACAGCTTATTTCAAAATCAGCAAACAAACTCGCGAGGTCTTGCTTGAAAATAAAAAGGTAGAAAACTTAACGCCAAAAGAATTTGATCTCCTTTATTATTTTGCGGAGCATCCCCGGCAGGTTTTCTCGCGAGAGCAGCTGCTTGAACGGGTTTGGGGCTATCAATTTTACGGGGATGAACGAACGGTAGACGTTCATATCAAACGATTGAGGGCTAAGCTGGGCTCGCAAACCAGGCCTTTTTTCCATACCGTATGGGGAGTGGGCTATAAGTTTGATGAAACGGTAGATCCGAATGAGAATTAA